The window GGAGGTGGTGTCGAACGCCCGGCTCGCAGCGTCGAGTGCACGAACGGCGTCGTCAGCGGTGCCGTCGGGAGCGACGCCCAGCACTTCTTCGGTGGCCGGGTTGACGTTCTCGAACGCACCACCGTCCGAGGCTCCGACCAGCTCACCGTCGATCAGCATGCTCATACCGGCACCCCCACTCGTGGTCCCGGCGTGAACCGCACGGGAAGCTCCTTCAGCGCGTAGACCGCGGCCGCGTCGCCGTACCGCACGGGTTCACCGGCGAGCGTGAAGTCGGGCAGCCGCGCCAGGATCTGCTCGACCATCACCCGGAACATCACCCGGGCGTGGTTGGAGCCGAGGCAGCGGTGCTGCCCGACGCCGAACGCCATGTGCCGGTTGGGTGCGCGTTCGAGGTTGATCTCCGCCGGGTTCTCGAACGCCTCCGGGTCGCGGTTGGCCGCGGCCCAGAGCAGCAGCGCCCGGTCCCCCTTGGCCAGCCGGACGCCACGCCAGTCGGTGTCGCGGCTCACCGTGCGGGCCAGGCCCTGGGTGGGTGTGCCGTGCCGCAGGAACTCCTCGGTCGCCGAGCGGATCAGCTCCGGGCGGTCGAGCAGCTGCTGCTTGAGCGACGGCTGCTCGATCATCCGCAGCAGCGAGTTGCCGGTCAGCCCGCTGGTGGTGTCCATGCCGCCGAACAGCAGGAGCAGCAGGTAGCCGAACTGCTCCTCGACGCTCAGCGGACGGCCCTCCACCTGACCGTTGAGGATGCAGCCGACCATGTCGTCGGCGGGAGCGCCGAGCTCCTCGCGCCTGCCCAGCTCGCCGAAGATCAGGTTCGTGACGCGCTCGGTGGCCTCGTCGCGCGTCATCCCGTACTCGTCGCCGTGGATGA is drawn from Cryptosporangium aurantiacum and contains these coding sequences:
- a CDS encoding cytochrome P450, which translates into the protein MTTSKHVGTRPEIALDVHGRAFRDANYAIYDDLRARTPVAWSTENGGFWVLTDYESTFDATRDDDLFTSTPGTNIPFTGQETGAGLAAILPPIHTDPPLTGAMRSLTTRFLSPARAEAMLPEIRAIADELIDEFIESGEADLVGQLTTPLPARVILRLLGWAEEPWPEWVTVIHTFIHGDEYGMTRDEATERVTNLIFGELGRREELGAPADDMVGCILNGQVEGRPLSVEEQFGYLLLLLFGGMDTTSGLTGNSLLRMIEQPSLKQQLLDRPELIRSATEEFLRHGTPTQGLARTVSRDTDWRGVRLAKGDRALLLWAAANRDPEAFENPAEINLERAPNRHMAFGVGQHRCLGSNHARVMFRVMVEQILARLPDFTLAGEPVRYGDAAAVYALKELPVRFTPGPRVGVPV